In Cicer arietinum cultivar CDC Frontier isolate Library 1 chromosome 7, Cicar.CDCFrontier_v2.0, whole genome shotgun sequence, the genomic window GTATGAATCATGtgaaaatgtgttttatatGTTGTAACCCTTGTTCATATGATCATTGTGGTTCTCCTTGTCAATCCTTTGGACAATTCTCGTGTTATCCCTTTTCcctttatttttaaagattttgaatTTCTATTAATTACTTGTGTAACTTGTTATTGCTTGGAAGgtaataatattgttattaattacaGTGAGGCTGGCTCCTGAGGAAATATCAGCAGAGTTAACTGGATATGGGCACAATGCAGTAACTTGTATTGGCATGAAAACAGACATTCCGGTAAAGATGGACCTGTGGATTCATACTGAAATCTTAATTCTTATTGTAtttgtatataataatttattccaTGTTgacaattacaattacaatgaAATAATCCATCATTCAAACTgtttaaaagttaattatatatattttatcaaattgaacatttttgtcatgcaCTTGTATTGATAATTGATGCAATCAATGATCAGCAGAAGATAAAAGTTGAATGGGTCTCTTACTGGCCTACTTAGTGTTTACAGATTACAAGTTATGATCTCCTCGTCTTACTTGTTGCAATGATTTTATCTGGCTGATTACCTGTGCCGATCTCCGAGACCTTTCCTGACATTTCTTTAGCATGTTCTGTCTTAGGACACAGCTACTCTTTCTTTGCTGTAGCATGTTTAGGGAGGGTGCATCATTCTTATAGGAATGCCCCCTATGTAGGAACCATGTTCTCACGTATCATCTGTATAAGATCTGAATCGTTCCAATCTTTCTTACAGCTTTTTAGCCAGTCCATAAATCTGAGTTTTGTCTCTGTCTGTCCCTCTTAAATCTAAAGTGACAGAAGACATGTAATATTTTTAGCGTGGCAACTATTGACCTTTTGCAATGAGTTCTACTTGATTGATTTGCTAGTCTCTAGACTCTCTACCTTGTACACATGTAAACACTGAAAGATGCGGGTTGCTGTCAAGCACCTTCCTTTCTTATTTCTTAAGTTGAATACTTGAAAGGTTTGTGATCATATATCTTCACTAGAATCAAATGAATCCAAAACCAGACTTCTCCAAGGAAAAGGTTCAAAATTTATACATACCTGCACACCTGTTTTCCTCTGCATGGTGTTCGAGGGCACATAATCCGCTAAATAATTAAACCATTTGTTCTGTTTTGCATTACATTCAAATAATAAAGTCAGTCTCTTTTCTAGTTAGATATCGCGATTCCTTGTCTATAGAATATTAGCCTTGGGCTTCTTTCTTTTATTGATTGGAGATTATGTGTTGATTTCAGGTGATTTTGGATGAAGCTATTGTAAAACTAACTCCAGATTTCTTTTGGTTGGGTGGTGGTGAGGTTGATCTGAAGCTAGGGATACGGACATCggaattaattaaatttatcaaccCATTCATCGTCAGCTGTAGCAGtagttgattttgtttattAGAGTAGAGGTCAAGATAAATCAAGTTTACATGGATAGGTACCATTTTCAGCTTTCCATTATTGAGTTTTATACGATTTGAATTGTTGTCCACTGAGGAAgctatttatttttcatagCCAATTTTGTGCTCTGCTGAAGAGATTATCCTTCATGTTTCAGAGATTTGAGTGCAGCCAGCATCATGgcttcatattttatatttggtgAAAGTTAATAACATcatcaggaaaaaaaaatggCACCTAATAAGGGGGCAAGTTTactcttttgattttgattgacTTACAAGTTTAACACAGGAAGTAAAAAGCTTTAGTTTTAGACAGTTGTAAGAGCATCTCTAATAGGAGTCCTTAACCTTACCGACTTTAATAATACAATTGGGCTCCTATACCTTAACCTTACCATTTAACCACATGGGTTGAGGACATAAGGATCCCCTGCTAACCAGCCAACTATAAGTGTTACGTGTAGTTGGGGATAAGCAGGATAACATACTTTGACCCTCGGTTCATTCTGAAATATAAACGAAACGTGCACAATTCTAGCTGCCGCAAGATATATAAACCATGTTTTTAACTCAACGTTTCTATCAAGTAACTGAATTACGGAAGTAAATCAAATATTCAGTCATATCTATGGTCAACAAACTGCCACATATTCAAGGTTTATCTATAAAATACACACGAAATGTACTTCCACATTTGAATTAATTGAAAACACATcttaatcttaaatataaattcacCTTACAAATGTGCTGGCTATAGATTAATTTTTCcagaattattttatttcacagGTAATACTAGTCCTTGTCATACACTGCTGAATGATGATATCCAAGGGGGAAAGTGGTAGAGAAAAAACTTCTACCTGTTTTTCCTTTCCTGATTGAAACAATAAACAAGTATCTATTTGCaattaacaaataaacaaagtaCATAATGGATAAATGAGTTGAAATACTGAACAAGGAAACTTTTCAACATTAAACAGGTTCTTCAAATTTACATACAACTGTACATGGCATTGAGAACAATGTTCGTTGTTATTGAGTACCATTGTGAAATTATAAACAAGCCAATGAGGGAGTGACATATGATATACTGTTAATCTATGATACTAGGAAATCAGGTCCCCAAAGGTGTTCTCCCCACTGTAAGTAACATAAAGAAACCCATCTTCATCCTTCTTCTCATCATATATGGCAGACATTATTGCTCCTGTAAACATTGGGGAATCCCATCAACTGATAAGCTAATACCGCTCTAAATTACAAGATTATAGAATCATTGGGAAAAAATGTACAATTTACTGAAGTTTACCTGTAGGTGGAAGAACATTGTCCACAAAAATAAAGATTGCCTTTTCTGCACTTAGTTTAATTCTTTTACGGATAACGTAGACAAACTGTCCAACTGTGAGATCAGCAGGGACAAGGTACCTACAATCAACTCAATCAGTTTAATAGCTATGACAGAGGACCTATTGCTGATAAATGCCAATTATACACCTTGGAATTTTTATACACCAACTGGCAGAAACCAGTTCACAATATGAATTTTAGGACAAATAATACCTAGTCCACCATAAAATCTACGGTTAAACAACAGATGCAAATCCATCATACACATAAATAGAATTGGTAAAACAATAgacaattattaaaattctGTTTATCTAATTCAAAGTTCAAGACCTCGAAAAGTATATACAATAGAGATTGCATGCCACATTCTAAAAAGTCTAAACAACAGGAATGCTGTGCACTGTTTGaaactattttttctttaaaaggaTGTTGTATGTTGATTATAAAGCAAATGAAAACAGTTTTAATTTGTGTGAAGTTTTGTGAGCATGGCTTTCATGATACACGTTTTTAATCCAATGTGGATACTGTGAAAAGTTTATTTGCTAAAACATATTCATTGGAGCAAGCCAACAAACTTCACCTGTAAACAATTGAACCTTTATAgacaaaaggagaaaaaaagtCCAACATTTAGAAACATTGCTCGAGAAAACCATGATTTTTTTCACCTTTCTCTTatcaaatatatgttatattatataaataatatcaaatctgctataaaaaaaattatttccattTGAAGAGACAAGCATATGAGTAGAAACAGTTAATGTGACATTTCCAGATTACTGTATATGAAAAGTATTAACAAAATCTTACTTCTTCTTGTCAATACTTGGAATATCACTTCTTTCTGCCTTCTCCACAATCACCTTCAGGCACATCGGATACAATTTAGCGTAATAACaagaatatatcatatatcagaAAGGTACACTTTCAAGTATCACGAGTGGGTGGACAGCAAGTAGGCATATATCAACATAAATTGcctttaattgatatttaatgtatatgtttCTGCCCAAAAACCAAAAGTTATCCCACCTCTAAAATTCAATATTACTATCTCAATAAATTGCACACGTCAACATGAACAACAATAAATCCCAAACATCAAATATGTAATCATCCCATATACATTTATCAACATCAACCTATTTTCTCTTCATGGAAGCTTGTTGATGAAGCATCAAAGACCTCACACGCTAGTCAGCTCAGCTATATATACCGCCAAGTCATGGCACGATCAGATGAATGATACAACAGAAAAAAGACATaatttaaacagcaaaatacagTTATGGGCAAAGGAAAAAAATCATACAAATAAGCACACAAAAATGATAGAAGAACAACATGGCTTCTGCCACAAATATATCATTCACAAAGATGGCATCAGTAACTGATAATTGCAAAGAAAAAATCACTACTAATTCTCACCGGGATACGGTCTGGGTATTTCTCCCTAATCCTAGCAGCCTCAGCTCTTCTTTTCTCTGGACACAAAACAAACCATTTATAACACACAATAAAACTAGTTAAATCACAACcacaaaaagcaaaaaaaaaaaaaagtaaaaagaagCATGTACCAAGATCATGCTCTTGTTTGAAGTAACTCTTTGCCATTCTTCCTGTAAATAGCATCAAACAAAAGTCAATTAAACCATGGCACCACTCATTCTCCCAACACAAAGGACAAGGAATTCATCAAtcaaacaatttttcttttaaataaatgtaaataagtaaaaaaaaggGCAAATTAGTAACTCATCAATATCTCAAATTATCAAATAAGAACTCAGCAATAATATTAATCACGAAAGcaagaagaaaattgaaaataaacctacaaaaaaaaatcactaaaaaATGGGGGAAAAAAACTAGCAGTTCATCAATCTTGATGTGAAATTAAATAGAGCCCTAATTTTcagataattttttaatcaaaggaatataagaaaataggaaA contains:
- the LOC101494064 gene encoding autophagy-related protein 8f-like — translated: MAKSYFKQEHDLEKRRAEAARIREKYPDRIPVIVEKAERSDIPSIDKKKYLVPADLTVGQFVYVIRKRIKLSAEKAIFIFVDNVLPPTGAIMSAIYDEKKDEDGFLYVTYSGENTFGDLIS